A single genomic interval of Apteryx mantelli isolate bAptMan1 chromosome 21, bAptMan1.hap1, whole genome shotgun sequence harbors:
- the RNF208 gene encoding RING finger protein 208 — MLPACFSLMQASLGDPRAVDSNVKTILMSCLKGQQVIIKMEAMKIIHPEKFSELQASQPRYTPAPRREPPLVAKRAWPSESEIIVNQACGDIPALDATPGSLGLPRTPPLPRRERLYQGQRKGSSEVCYHRQPPSDEVIVNQYVLHPSTPCEPLECPTCGHMYNFTNKRPRILSCLHSVCEECLQILYESCPKYKFISCPTCKRETVLFTDYGLAALAVNTSILNRLPAEALAANPVQWSSDTDRSCYQTFRQYCGAACTCHIRNPLSSCTIM; from the coding sequence ATGCTGCCAGCATGTTTTAGCCTCATGCAGGCGTCCCTCGGAGATCCCAGAGCAGTGGACAGTAATGTAAAAACGATACTCATGTCGTGTCTGAAAGGGCAACAGGTCATCATTAAAATGGAGGCGATGAAAATCATCCACCCGGAGAAGTTTTCGGAGCTGCAGGCCTCGCAGCCCCGCTACACGCCAGCCCCACGCCGCGAGCCGCCCCTCGTGGCCAAGCGCGCCTGGCCGTCCGAGTCCGAGATCATCGTGAACCAGGCCTGCGGAGACATCCCTGCGCTGGACGCTACCCCCGGCTCCCTGGGGCTGCCCCGGACTCCCCCCCTGCCGCGGCGAGAGCGACTGTATCAGGGGCAGCGCAAGGGCAGCTCGGAGGTGTGCTACCACCGGCAGCCCCCGTCGGACGAGGTGATTGTGAACCAGTACGTGCTGCACCCCTCGACACCCTGCGAGCCGCTCGAGTGCCCCACCTGCGGCCACATGTACAACTTCACCAACAAGCGGCCCCGCAtcctctcctgcctgcactcGGTGTGCGAGGAGTGCCTGCAGATCCTCTACGAGTCCTGCCCCAAGTACAAGTTCATCTCCTGCCCCACCTGCAAGCGGGAGACCGTGCTCTTCACCGACTAcgggctggcggcgctggcggTGAACACCAGTATCCTCAACAGACTGCCTGCCGAGGCCCTGGCCGCCAACCCCGTGCAGTGGAGCAGCGACACCGACCGCAGCTGCTACCAGACCTTTCGCCAGTACTGCGGGGCGGCCTGCACCTGCCACATCCGAAATCCGCTGTCTTCCTGCACCATCATGTAA
- the NDOR1 gene encoding NADPH-dependent diflavin oxidoreductase 1 isoform X2, whose protein sequence is MAERKLLILFGSQTGTAQDTAERIGREAKRRHFQCRVEALDSYDVANLINELLVVFVCATTGQGDPPDNMKMFWRFLFRKNLPPSSLCQMDYAVLGLGDSSYPKFNFVAKKLHKRVLQLGGNPLLPVALGDDQHDLGPDAVVDPWLLDLWDKILALYPLPPGLEIISPDVRLPPKYTLHYLAEDSSRSDGGLLQPTAPRAVPSELHPFAARMVSNQRVTAESHFQDVRLIEFDVTGSGITFSAGDVVMIQPQNSPEDVQQFCQLLRLDPDRHFVLKPSEPGTALPALLPQPCTIRHLVTHYLDISCVPRRSFFELLSSFSPNELEREKLQEFSSAQGQEELYSYCNRPRRTTLEAHPNRIQILMAVVQYKTRLSKPRRGLCSTWLASLNPQYEDVRVPLWVKKGGMKFPADPDTTVIMIGPGTGVAPFRAAIQERVAQGRRGNCLFFGCRQKSKDFYCQLEWEELVTKGFLMLFTAFSRDQEEKVYVQHRIRENRKLVWELLSCRNAHIYLAGNAKQMPAAVAEALQSVLQSEGGLSLSKAEEYFTALERSQRFQSETWS, encoded by the exons ATGGCAGAACGGAAACTCCTCATTCTTTTTGGCAGCCAGACTGGGACAGCTCAAGACACAGCTGAGAGAATTGGCAGAGAAGCCAAACGACGCCACTTTCAGTGCAGAGTGGAGGCGCTGGACAGCTATGACGTG GCGAACCTCATCAATGAGCTATTGGTGGTATTTGTGTGTGCAACCACTGGCCAGGGTGACCCACCTGACAACATGAAG ATGTTCTGGCGATTTCTGTTCCGGAAGAACCTGCCACCCAGTTCCTTGTGCCAGATGGACTATGCTGTGCTGGGCCTTGGAGACTCCTCCTATCCCAA GTTTAATTTTGTTGCAAAGAAGCTGCACAAACGGGTGCTACAGCTTGGGGGCAACCCTCTGTTGCCAGTGGCGTTGGGAGACGACCAGCATGACTTGGG ACCAGATGCAGTGGTTGATCCATGGCTGCTGGACTTATGGGACAAGATCCTTGCCTTGTATCCTCTCCCTCCTGGCCTTGAGATCATCAGTCCAGATGTGCG CCTGCCCCCAAAATACACCCTGCACTACCTGGCTGAGGACTCCTCACGCTCTGATGGTGGCCTACTCCAGCCGACAGCACCCAGGGCTGTTCCCTCTGAACTACATCCCTTTGCTGCTCGGATGGTGTCCAATCAGCGGGTCACAGCAGAATCCCATTTCCAGGATGTCCGGCTCATTGAGTTTGATGTCACAGGCTCAGGGATCAC GTTCAGCGCAGGAGACGTCGTGATGATCCAGCCCCAGAACTCCCCTGAAGACGTGCAGCAGTTCTGCCAGCTCCTGCGCCTGGATCCAGACAGGCACTTCGTGCTGAAGCCCTCGGAGCCTG gcACAGCCCTCCCTGCCCTCTTGCCACAGCCCTGCACCATCCGGCACCTGGTTACCCATTACCTTGACATCTCCTGCGTGCCCCGGCGCTCGTTCTTCGAGCTCTTGTCCTCCTTCTCTCCGAATGAACTAGAGCGGGAGAAGCTGCAGGAGTTCAGCTCTGCACAGGGCCAGGAAGAGCTGTACAGCTACTGTAACCGACCCCGCAGGACCACTCTTGAG GCTCACCCCAACCGGATCCAGATCCTCATGGCAGTAGTGCAGTACAAGACGCGGCTCAGCAAACCCCGCCGTGGTCTCTGCTCTACCTGGTTGGCTTCTCTCAACCCACAATATG AAGATGTCCGGGTACCTCTTTGGGTGAAGAAAGGAGGAATGAAGTTCCCGGCTGATCCTGACACCACTGTGATCATGATTGGTCCTGGCACAGGAGTGGCACCTTTCCGAGCAGCAATACAGGAGCGTGTAGCACAGGGACGGAGAG GAAACTGCTTATTCTTTGGCTGCCGACAGAAATCCAAGGACTTCTACTGCCAGTTGGAGTGGGAAGAACTGGTGACGAAGGGCTTCCTGATGCTTTTTACAGCCTTCTCCAGGGACCAG GAGGAGAAGGTGTATGTTCAGCACCGCATCCGAGAGAACCGAAAGCTGGTgtgggagctgctgagctgcaggaACGCTCACATTTACCTGGCTGG GAATGCCAAGCAGATGCCAGCAGCAGTGGCCGAAGCCCTGCAGTCGGTGTTGCAGTCGGAAGGTGGCCTGTCACTCTCCAAAGCTGAGGAGTATTTCACAGCCCTGGAACGATCCCAGCGCTTCCAGTCTGAAACCTGGTCATAA
- the NDOR1 gene encoding NADPH-dependent diflavin oxidoreductase 1 isoform X1, which yields MAERKLLILFGSQTGTAQDTAERIGREAKRRHFQCRVEALDSYDVANLINELLVVFVCATTGQGDPPDNMKMFWRFLFRKNLPPSSLCQMDYAVLGLGDSSYPKFNFVAKKLHKRVLQLGGNPLLPVALGDDQHDLGPDAVVDPWLLDLWDKILALYPLPPGLEIISPDVRLPPKYTLHYLAEDSSRSDGGLLQPTAPRAVPSELHPFAARMVSNQRVTAESHFQDVRLIEFDVTGSGITFSAGDVVMIQPQNSPEDVQQFCQLLRLDPDRHFVLKPSEPGTALPALLPQPCTIRHLVTHYLDISCVPRRSFFELLSSFSPNELEREKLQEFSSAQGQEELYSYCNRPRRTTLEALWDFPHTTCAIPPEYLLDLIPRIRPRAFSIASSMLAHPNRIQILMAVVQYKTRLSKPRRGLCSTWLASLNPQYEDVRVPLWVKKGGMKFPADPDTTVIMIGPGTGVAPFRAAIQERVAQGRRGNCLFFGCRQKSKDFYCQLEWEELVTKGFLMLFTAFSRDQEEKVYVQHRIRENRKLVWELLSCRNAHIYLAGNAKQMPAAVAEALQSVLQSEGGLSLSKAEEYFTALERSQRFQSETWS from the exons ATGGCAGAACGGAAACTCCTCATTCTTTTTGGCAGCCAGACTGGGACAGCTCAAGACACAGCTGAGAGAATTGGCAGAGAAGCCAAACGACGCCACTTTCAGTGCAGAGTGGAGGCGCTGGACAGCTATGACGTG GCGAACCTCATCAATGAGCTATTGGTGGTATTTGTGTGTGCAACCACTGGCCAGGGTGACCCACCTGACAACATGAAG ATGTTCTGGCGATTTCTGTTCCGGAAGAACCTGCCACCCAGTTCCTTGTGCCAGATGGACTATGCTGTGCTGGGCCTTGGAGACTCCTCCTATCCCAA GTTTAATTTTGTTGCAAAGAAGCTGCACAAACGGGTGCTACAGCTTGGGGGCAACCCTCTGTTGCCAGTGGCGTTGGGAGACGACCAGCATGACTTGGG ACCAGATGCAGTGGTTGATCCATGGCTGCTGGACTTATGGGACAAGATCCTTGCCTTGTATCCTCTCCCTCCTGGCCTTGAGATCATCAGTCCAGATGTGCG CCTGCCCCCAAAATACACCCTGCACTACCTGGCTGAGGACTCCTCACGCTCTGATGGTGGCCTACTCCAGCCGACAGCACCCAGGGCTGTTCCCTCTGAACTACATCCCTTTGCTGCTCGGATGGTGTCCAATCAGCGGGTCACAGCAGAATCCCATTTCCAGGATGTCCGGCTCATTGAGTTTGATGTCACAGGCTCAGGGATCAC GTTCAGCGCAGGAGACGTCGTGATGATCCAGCCCCAGAACTCCCCTGAAGACGTGCAGCAGTTCTGCCAGCTCCTGCGCCTGGATCCAGACAGGCACTTCGTGCTGAAGCCCTCGGAGCCTG gcACAGCCCTCCCTGCCCTCTTGCCACAGCCCTGCACCATCCGGCACCTGGTTACCCATTACCTTGACATCTCCTGCGTGCCCCGGCGCTCGTTCTTCGAGCTCTTGTCCTCCTTCTCTCCGAATGAACTAGAGCGGGAGAAGCTGCAGGAGTTCAGCTCTGCACAGGGCCAGGAAGAGCTGTACAGCTACTGTAACCGACCCCGCAGGACCACTCTTGAG gccctttggGATTTCCCTCACACCACGTGCGCCATTCCACCCGAGTATCTGCTGGACCTCATTCCTCGCATCAGACCTCGCGCCTTCTCCATTGCCTCCTCTATGCTG GCTCACCCCAACCGGATCCAGATCCTCATGGCAGTAGTGCAGTACAAGACGCGGCTCAGCAAACCCCGCCGTGGTCTCTGCTCTACCTGGTTGGCTTCTCTCAACCCACAATATG AAGATGTCCGGGTACCTCTTTGGGTGAAGAAAGGAGGAATGAAGTTCCCGGCTGATCCTGACACCACTGTGATCATGATTGGTCCTGGCACAGGAGTGGCACCTTTCCGAGCAGCAATACAGGAGCGTGTAGCACAGGGACGGAGAG GAAACTGCTTATTCTTTGGCTGCCGACAGAAATCCAAGGACTTCTACTGCCAGTTGGAGTGGGAAGAACTGGTGACGAAGGGCTTCCTGATGCTTTTTACAGCCTTCTCCAGGGACCAG GAGGAGAAGGTGTATGTTCAGCACCGCATCCGAGAGAACCGAAAGCTGGTgtgggagctgctgagctgcaggaACGCTCACATTTACCTGGCTGG GAATGCCAAGCAGATGCCAGCAGCAGTGGCCGAAGCCCTGCAGTCGGTGTTGCAGTCGGAAGGTGGCCTGTCACTCTCCAAAGCTGAGGAGTATTTCACAGCCCTGGAACGATCCCAGCGCTTCCAGTCTGAAACCTGGTCATAA
- the NDOR1 gene encoding NADPH-dependent diflavin oxidoreductase 1 isoform X3 produces MAERKLLILFGSQTGTAQDTAERIGREAKRRHFQCRVEALDSYDVANLINELLVVFVCATTGQGDPPDNMKMFWRFLFRKNLPPSSLCQMDYAVLGLGDSSYPKFNFVAKKLHKRVLQLGGNPLLPVALGDDQHDLGPDAVVDPWLLDLWDKILALYPLPPGLEIISPDVRLPPKYTLHYLAEDSSRSDGGLLQPTAPRAVPSELHPFAARMVSNQRVTAESHFQDVRLIEFDVTGSGITFSAGDVVMIQPQNSPEDVQQFCQLLRLDPDRHFVLKPSEPEDVRVPLWVKKGGMKFPADPDTTVIMIGPGTGVAPFRAAIQERVAQGRRGNCLFFGCRQKSKDFYCQLEWEELVTKGFLMLFTAFSRDQEEKVYVQHRIRENRKLVWELLSCRNAHIYLAGNAKQMPAAVAEALQSVLQSEGGLSLSKAEEYFTALERSQRFQSETWS; encoded by the exons ATGGCAGAACGGAAACTCCTCATTCTTTTTGGCAGCCAGACTGGGACAGCTCAAGACACAGCTGAGAGAATTGGCAGAGAAGCCAAACGACGCCACTTTCAGTGCAGAGTGGAGGCGCTGGACAGCTATGACGTG GCGAACCTCATCAATGAGCTATTGGTGGTATTTGTGTGTGCAACCACTGGCCAGGGTGACCCACCTGACAACATGAAG ATGTTCTGGCGATTTCTGTTCCGGAAGAACCTGCCACCCAGTTCCTTGTGCCAGATGGACTATGCTGTGCTGGGCCTTGGAGACTCCTCCTATCCCAA GTTTAATTTTGTTGCAAAGAAGCTGCACAAACGGGTGCTACAGCTTGGGGGCAACCCTCTGTTGCCAGTGGCGTTGGGAGACGACCAGCATGACTTGGG ACCAGATGCAGTGGTTGATCCATGGCTGCTGGACTTATGGGACAAGATCCTTGCCTTGTATCCTCTCCCTCCTGGCCTTGAGATCATCAGTCCAGATGTGCG CCTGCCCCCAAAATACACCCTGCACTACCTGGCTGAGGACTCCTCACGCTCTGATGGTGGCCTACTCCAGCCGACAGCACCCAGGGCTGTTCCCTCTGAACTACATCCCTTTGCTGCTCGGATGGTGTCCAATCAGCGGGTCACAGCAGAATCCCATTTCCAGGATGTCCGGCTCATTGAGTTTGATGTCACAGGCTCAGGGATCAC GTTCAGCGCAGGAGACGTCGTGATGATCCAGCCCCAGAACTCCCCTGAAGACGTGCAGCAGTTCTGCCAGCTCCTGCGCCTGGATCCAGACAGGCACTTCGTGCTGAAGCCCTCGGAGCCTG AAGATGTCCGGGTACCTCTTTGGGTGAAGAAAGGAGGAATGAAGTTCCCGGCTGATCCTGACACCACTGTGATCATGATTGGTCCTGGCACAGGAGTGGCACCTTTCCGAGCAGCAATACAGGAGCGTGTAGCACAGGGACGGAGAG GAAACTGCTTATTCTTTGGCTGCCGACAGAAATCCAAGGACTTCTACTGCCAGTTGGAGTGGGAAGAACTGGTGACGAAGGGCTTCCTGATGCTTTTTACAGCCTTCTCCAGGGACCAG GAGGAGAAGGTGTATGTTCAGCACCGCATCCGAGAGAACCGAAAGCTGGTgtgggagctgctgagctgcaggaACGCTCACATTTACCTGGCTGG GAATGCCAAGCAGATGCCAGCAGCAGTGGCCGAAGCCCTGCAGTCGGTGTTGCAGTCGGAAGGTGGCCTGTCACTCTCCAAAGCTGAGGAGTATTTCACAGCCCTGGAACGATCCCAGCGCTTCCAGTCTGAAACCTGGTCATAA